The genomic stretch GAAGGGGTGGAGATGGCCAAAGCGCTAAAACCGGACATAATCACCATGGACGTGGAAATGCCGGTGATGGACGGGTTTGCCGCGTGCCACGCACTCAAGGACGATCCGGCGACGGAGGACGTCCCCGTCATAATCATTTCCGCCAAAAGCGCCCCGGAACTGCGCGAAAAAGGGTTTGCCGCCGGCGCTGTGGAGTATTTTTCCAAGCCGTTCAAGACCGGCAGGCTCGCCGACTACATTCGCATTCTTTTCGAAACGAGGAAAATCAACAAAAGCGAAAAGGTCCTCGTCGTTGACGACTCGAACGTGACTCTCCACATACTCAAATACATTTTCCGGAAAAACGGCTACAAAGTGGCCGCCGCGAAAAACGCCATCCAGGCCGCGGAATTGCTGCCCGAATTCATGCCGGACCTCATAGTGACCGACTGCAACATGCCCGGCAAGGACGGCTTTGAATTCACCAGGGACATTAAAAGCTCCCAGGCTTACCGCCATGTCCCGGTGATCATGGTCACCGCCTCCTCCTCCAGCGAAGATATTTTAAAGGGCCTTGCCGCGGGGGCCACCGATTACATCGTCAAACCGTTCGACGAAGCGGAGCTTCTGGCCAGGGCCGGCTCCCATCTTGACAACAAGAGGCTTTACGACGAGGTGCGGAAAGAAAAAGAGGCGTTGAAGAAAACAAACGCCCTGAAAGACCGGTTCATCGGCATGGCCGCGCATGACTTGAGAGGGCCCCTGTCCTCCATAAGCGGATTCGCCGCGCTTCTTGAGGAAGACATTCCGAACCGGGCTGAAATCTCTTCAATTATTAAAAACGCCGCCGACGAGATGATAGGGCTGATAGACGACCTTTTGGACATTTCCAAAATAGAGAGCGGAATACTCGATTTAAAGCGCATGCCTTACGATATTGTGGACGTCGTGACGCGGCGCGTTGAGCTTTTCCGCTCCCTGGCCGGGCGCAAGAGCATCGCGCTTCACATCAAGCCGCATCCGCCAATAGCGCTCTGGGCGGACAAGGTGAAAATCCAGCAGGTGATAGACAACATCCTGAGCAACGCCATAAAATACACAAAACCGGGCAAAAATATCAGCGTGGAAATCACGGACGCCGCAGAGAGCGCGCAAGTGGCGGTGCGCGACGAGGGCGTGGGAATACCGAAAGAGGAGCTGGGCCGCGTTTTCGACGGGTTCGCCAAGTTAAGCTCCAGGCCGACGTCCGGCGAAAAAAGCACCGGCCTGGGACTTGCCATCGCTTCGCGGATAGTCAAAGCGCACGGCGGCATGCTCGGCGTGGAAAGCGAGATCGGCGTTGGAAGCGTTTTCAGTTTTTCACTCCCCAAGGGCGTTCCGCATATTGATTTTTTCAGTGGCAAATAACGCAAGCGGCGTTATTCACCTGGATATTGCGCGCCAGCCGCGAAGGAAATTTCAGTCCGATGTGGACAGGCCGCATTCCGCGTTATAATCCCCCCATGCCGGCCACATACATAGCGCTTTTAAGGGCCGTAAACGCGGGCGGGGCGAACACATTGCCGTCAAAGGAATTCGTGCGCCTGCTTGAAGGACTTGGGATATTGAATGTGCGGACATATATCCAGACCGGCAACGCGGTGTTTCAGGCGGATGAAAAAGACCCGGCCAAACTGGCGGCGAAAATAAAAGCGGCGATAAACAAAAAGCTCGGTTTCGCGCCGGAAGTGATTTTGCTGAAAAGCGGCGATCTTGAAAAAGCGGTGAACTCAAATCCGTTCCCGGAAGCCGCGGAAGATCACAAATCGCTTCACCTCTTCTTCCTGTCATCCGCGCCAAAATCGCCGGACATCCCCGCCATCGAAAAATGTCTGGCCCAAAACGAACGCTTCTCGCTCAAAGGGAGGGTATTCTATTTCCACGCTCCGGATGGCGTCGGCCGTTCCAAGGCATTCGGCAAAGTTGAAAAATCGCTTGGCGTGCCATGCACCGCCCGCAACTGGCGCACCGCGCGCGCATTGCTGGCCATGGCCTTGGAATAGCGCCCAATCATCCTCAATACGGTTGTTGACCTTGCTCCCCTTTTCCCATAATATTGGACTTGGTCTAAAACGCTCGATCTATCAATTTGTGGGAGGGTATTTCATGAAAAGTCTATCGAGCATGGTCGCGGCTTTGTCG from Nitrospinota bacterium encodes the following:
- a CDS encoding response regulator, with translation MKSGSGVSFGQHLVDKGLITSEQHEKALQIQNKARLLGEIAVELNYLKPDDVSLTAEYMEINPGVKFGEAAISIGLLNSNQLRYLLDVRTRRKVKIGDIIVENGFLDEETLRKEVISFNARRKRLNKILLCDPSHTITKVLERMLTKYGYEVYKAKSGAEAISVAAAAKPDILMTSIVLPDMEGYDLCNKLMFNSATMGVRMVMLSSDDTVENVEKAFENGINHFLKKPVSENELINIIYQIEREESEKRPEKILVVDDSHGARVVILKELASAGFRVFAAENGREGVEMAKALKPDIITMDVEMPVMDGFAACHALKDDPATEDVPVIIISAKSAPELREKGFAAGAVEYFSKPFKTGRLADYIRILFETRKINKSEKVLVVDDSNVTLHILKYIFRKNGYKVAAAKNAIQAAELLPEFMPDLIVTDCNMPGKDGFEFTRDIKSSQAYRHVPVIMVTASSSSEDILKGLAAGATDYIVKPFDEAELLARAGSHLDNKRLYDEVRKEKEALKKTNALKDRFIGMAAHDLRGPLSSISGFAALLEEDIPNRAEISSIIKNAADEMIGLIDDLLDISKIESGILDLKRMPYDIVDVVTRRVELFRSLAGRKSIALHIKPHPPIALWADKVKIQQVIDNILSNAIKYTKPGKNISVEITDAAESAQVAVRDEGVGIPKEELGRVFDGFAKLSSRPTSGEKSTGLGLAIASRIVKAHGGMLGVESEIGVGSVFSFSLPKGVPHIDFFSGK
- a CDS encoding DUF1697 domain-containing protein, with the protein product MPATYIALLRAVNAGGANTLPSKEFVRLLEGLGILNVRTYIQTGNAVFQADEKDPAKLAAKIKAAINKKLGFAPEVILLKSGDLEKAVNSNPFPEAAEDHKSLHLFFLSSAPKSPDIPAIEKCLAQNERFSLKGRVFYFHAPDGVGRSKAFGKVEKSLGVPCTARNWRTARALLAMALE